The DNA segment TAAAAATTACAGTGAGTAATATTTAACCGCAAGAGCCACAAAAGATTTTTGATGAATTTATAGTTATTCAAAAGTACGAAAAGAGTTTAAAAACAGAAATTCAATAGATTTTATTAGCTTTTAAGTCTCTTATATTTTATAATAATTTTTTGTTTCTTTTTATGACTTTTGCGGTTAAAATTATAATGATAAAACTTAAAATATGCCATCAGGATTACCCTCCAAAATCTGTGAAGTCTGCGGACTGCCCTTCAACTGGCGGAAAAAGTGGAAGAAAAACTGGGACGAAGTAAAATATTGCAGCGAAAGATGCCGAAAAAACAAAAAATCAACATCCTCTGGTTCACCAAAGATCTGAGAACGAGAGATTCTGAATCGTTATACAACATTTTGCAGGAAGATTTACCTTTTCTCGCCGTTTACGTTTTTGATGCTGACTTTTTTCAACAACAACAGTTCGGATTTAAAAAAATCGGGAAATTCAGAGCAAAATTTTTACTGGAAAGTATTCACTATTTAAAACAAAATTTAAGCGAAAAAAACATTCCTTTCTTAATAAAGTTTGGTAATCCGGAAGATGTTTTCAGGGAAATTTCCGAAGAATTTGAAATCGTGAAGATTTTCTGCCAGGAAGAATGGACAAAAGAGGAAACCATTATGCAAACAAAAATCCGGCAGATCATTCCAGATGCAGATTGGGAAAAACCGTATTCCCAGTTTCTTGTACATCCGCTTTTTGTTTTCAAAACGTTGAATAAAATTCCGATGCTTTTCACTACTTTCAGGCAAAAGATTGAAAAAAATCTGTTGATCCGCCCTGAATTTGAATCGGAAAATCTGATGTACAACAAAGAATATATTGTGGCTGAAAGTGATGAAATTTCACTTGAGACTTTAGGTTTTGAAGATTTTGAGCCCGATAAAAGAA comes from the Chryseobacterium nepalense genome and includes:
- a CDS encoding DUF2256 domain-containing protein; translated protein: MPSGLPSKICEVCGLPFNWRKKWKKNWDEVKYCSERCRKNKKSTSSGSPKI